The sequence ACCGGATAATGTCTATGAAACCTTGCGTGAAAAACATGTGGAAGTATTTCCAACTTCTCCAAGTTTCTTAACTATGTTAATTATCAGATATCTATGGAATTCTTCCGAATTACCGGATTTAAAAATTATTACTTTCGGTTCTGAACGAATGACGGACGAAACTCTAAAAAAAACTATATCCATGCTTGGAACTGGAGTAAGAGTAATCCAAAAATACGGGGTTACTGAAATGGGAAGCCCAATTGTAAAAAGCAAACCGGATGATCCTCTATGGATAAGTATCGATAGGCGAACCACTGATTATAAAATTGAAAATGGTGTGCTTTTTTTAAAAGGTTCCACTTCAATGCTAGGATATATATTCCATGACAGATGTGAAGAATTTAACGGATGGTTTAATACCCAAGATAAAGTAGAAGTTGATGGAGAATGGATTAAAATATTAGGACGAACAACGGACATTATTAATGTTGGAGGTCAAAAGGTTTATCCTGCTGAAGTTGAATCAATACTTCTTGAAATGGATAATATAATTGATGTAACAGTTTATAGTAAAAATAATCCAATTATGGGTAAGGTAGTTGCGGCAAAAATAAATTTACAAAATGAAGAATCATCGTTTGAATTAAAGAAAAGAATAAGAAAATATTGTAAGGATAAAATGGAATCTTATAAAATTCCTGCTTTTATAGAAATTAGTAAAGAGAAACAAATAACAGATAGGTTTAAGAAGGTAAGATTATGAGTTTATTAACTTTTGAGAATATATGTATATCCGGAATGTCGGCAGTTGTTCCTAAGAACATCATTGATAATAAATCTTTTACTAACATTTTTACTAAACAAGAAATCGAAAATGCTATAGGAACTACTGGAATAGCTGAGCGAAGGTTTGCTGATAAAAACATTTGTAGTTCAGACTTGTGTTTTGAAGCTGCAGAAATATTATTAAGCGACATAAGAATTGATAGGAATTCAATTGATTTATTGATTTTTGTAAGTCAAACACCAGATTATCATCAACCAGCAACTGCGCCGATATTACAACATCGACTTGGTCTCTCAAAAACGTGTGGCTCATTTGATATTAATTTGGCTTGTTCGGGTTATATTTATGGATTATCAACAGCTTTTGCCTATTGCAATTCCATAGGTGTTAACAGGGTATTGTTATTAGTAGGCGAAACCTTGTCTAAATTTTTATCTTTAAAGGATAGAGCAACTTGTTTGCTTTTTGGAGATGCCGGATCAGCGACTTTGATTGAAAAAAATAAAAAATATGGTAAATCATATTTTTCGCTTAATTCGGATGGCTCTGGTGATTGGGTACTTAAGATTCCTGCAGGAGGATACCGGTTTCAAAGTTCAGAAGAAACAATAAAAAATAAAGAATATCCAGATGGAAGTATCAGGTCGGATGAACACCTTTTTATGGACGGAATGGAAGTATTTAACTTTACCATGAATGTTGTACCTAAAGATATCAAAAAGTTATTGGGATTTGCTGAAATGACACAGGATGAAATTGATTACCTAATATTTCATCAAGCTAATAAATATATGACCGATTATCTGGCCAAAAGGTCAAAATTCCCACCCGAAAAAGTACCATACTCTCTTCAAGAATTCGGTAATACTAGTGGGGTTACAATCCCATTAACAATAGTAAGCCAATTACAAAAATTGTCTCCAACAAATAAACGAATGGTATTTTCAGGATTTGGAGGGGGCTTATCTTGGGGCTCAGCCATTTTGGACCTTAGTGATTGTCATATTAGCAAACTAAAAGAAATATAATGTGTGGTTTATTCTCACTAATTGAAAAGAACATTATTATTACAGGCGCATCTTCAGGTATTGGCAGGCAATGTGCAATATCATGTTCTCAGATGGGGGCAAATGTCGTTCTAATTGCCAGAAATGAAGAAAGACTAAAAAAAACATATAATAGTTTAGAACGTGGTAATCATCTATATTTTCCTCAGGATATTACAGAATATGATAAAATTGAATTAGTTATAAATGAAACTGTTTCAAGACTTGGGAAAATTCACGGCTTTATACATTCTGCAGGAATTGAAATGACATTGCCATTAAAAATTTTAAACTCTACAAAATTTGAAAAAGTATATTCAATAAATGTTATTTCTGCGTTTAATATTGCACGTATTATTTCAAAGAAAAAATATATTGGAGAAAATGCAAGTTTTGTTTTTATTTCATCAATAATGGCTCAATTGGGGCAACCTGGCAAAATTGGGTATTGCTCAAGCAAGGGAGCACTAATTGCCGGAGCAAAAGCAATGGCATTAGAATTAGCAAATAGAAAGATAAGAGTTAATTCTATTCTTCCTGGAATGGTAAAATCTGAAATGTCTAATAACCTTCTAAACACATTATCAGATGAAGCAAAAAATGAAATTGAAAAAATGCATCCATATGGGATTGGTTCTGTTGATGACGTTGCAAATGCTTGTATTTATCTTTTATCCGATGCTTCAAAATGGGTAACAGGAACAAATTTAATTGTAGATGGAGGGTATTCCGCTAAATAATGAAAGAAAAACCCGATTGGGTTGTGGTAGTTGGAGATGTAAATGCTACCCTGGCAGCTTCTGTAACGGCTAAAAAATTACTTATTAAAGTTTGCCATATTGAGGCAGGTTTGCGTTCAGGCGATATGACAATGCCGGAAGAGATAAATCGCCTGGTTACCGACCGTCTTGCAGATCTTTTACTAACCCCCGATACAATGTCAAATGAAAACCTCCGCAAAGAAGGTGTTCCTGAAGAAAAGATCAAATTCGTCGGCAATATAATGATAGATACCCTGGAAGCCAATCGCGAGAAAGCTTCTCAATTATCCATAGATCAAATAATTAAGGATAACCAAATCGACTGGCAAGCCCACTCGCCACTCATCTCTCATAACTCATCTCTCACCCCCTCGTCTCCTCGCTCCATCGCCCCTTCGCCCATTCGCTCCATCGCTCAGTTCGCCCTAATGACCCTCCACCGTCCTTCCAACGTTGATGAAAAAATCGTATTTGAACCATTAATTAATTTCTTATTGGATGAAGCTACCAAAGACATGCCCATTATCTGGCCTATTCACCCCAGAACACAAAAACAATTACAGCATTTTGGATTATGGAATAAAGTAATTCAAAATAAGAACATG comes from Bacteroidales bacterium and encodes:
- a CDS encoding long-chain fatty acid--CoA ligase, with the protein product MLQNQALQKKIALVDNNCQYTYRDLLLKVNDYEKLLLNNGIENKTVIIYGDFDINSVTMFLALLITGNVVALMNNDNRENSELQKTIGANFIFDHITENITKLADNKVRSLTAKLFHQNESGIIFFSSGTTGKPKAILHSATKLLKKYQFSKKPYRTLGFLLFDHIAGIDTLLYTLFANGTLVRLTDRSPDNVYETLREKHVEVFPTSPSFLTMLIIRYLWNSSELPDLKIITFGSERMTDETLKKTISMLGTGVRVIQKYGVTEMGSPIVKSKPDDPLWISIDRRTTDYKIENGVLFLKGSTSMLGYIFHDRCEEFNGWFNTQDKVEVDGEWIKILGRTTDIINVGGQKVYPAEVESILLEMDNIIDVTVYSKNNPIMGKVVAAKINLQNEESSFELKKRIRKYCKDKMESYKIPAFIEISKEKQITDRFKKVRL
- a CDS encoding ketoacyl-ACP synthase III, with the translated sequence MSLLTFENICISGMSAVVPKNIIDNKSFTNIFTKQEIENAIGTTGIAERRFADKNICSSDLCFEAAEILLSDIRIDRNSIDLLIFVSQTPDYHQPATAPILQHRLGLSKTCGSFDINLACSGYIYGLSTAFAYCNSIGVNRVLLLVGETLSKFLSLKDRATCLLFGDAGSATLIEKNKKYGKSYFSLNSDGSGDWVLKIPAGGYRFQSSEETIKNKEYPDGSIRSDEHLFMDGMEVFNFTMNVVPKDIKKLLGFAEMTQDEIDYLIFHQANKYMTDYLAKRSKFPPEKVPYSLQEFGNTSGVTIPLTIVSQLQKLSPTNKRMVFSGFGGGLSWGSAILDLSDCHISKLKEI
- a CDS encoding SDR family oxidoreductase → MCGLFSLIEKNIIITGASSGIGRQCAISCSQMGANVVLIARNEERLKKTYNSLERGNHLYFPQDITEYDKIELVINETVSRLGKIHGFIHSAGIEMTLPLKILNSTKFEKVYSINVISAFNIARIISKKKYIGENASFVFISSIMAQLGQPGKIGYCSSKGALIAGAKAMALELANRKIRVNSILPGMVKSEMSNNLLNTLSDEAKNEIEKMHPYGIGSVDDVANACIYLLSDASKWVTGTNLIVDGGYSAK
- a CDS encoding UDP-N-acetyl glucosamine 2-epimerase, coding for MKEKPDWVVVVGDVNATLAASVTAKKLLIKVCHIEAGLRSGDMTMPEEINRLVTDRLADLLLTPDTMSNENLRKEGVPEEKIKFVGNIMIDTLEANREKASQLSIDQIIKDNQIDWQAHSPLISHNSSLTPSSPRSIAPSPIRSIAQFALMTLHRPSNVDEKIVFEPLINFLLDEATKDMPIIWPIHPRTQKQLQHFGLWNKVIQNKNMIMLHPIGYHEMLRLNMDAKLMLTDSGGLQEECTILGTPCLTLRWNTERPITLREYGGASVLVGNNVETIRKEYQNTLKLYRKPKRPELWDGKTAERCLESILKFK